In the Euphorbia lathyris chromosome 5, ddEupLath1.1, whole genome shotgun sequence genome, one interval contains:
- the LOC136230227 gene encoding F-box protein At1g67340, giving the protein MRTRRGLCYPRRDFYFDFRLVKRRKLGVFTAGEDMGCRKKQRVSPDNDNTDFFDTLPDDIVMCILSKLSSTASSPSDFINVLITCKRLNGLGLNSLVLSKASQKIFQIQAKNWSDSAHRFLKQCADAGNVEACYTLGMIRFYCLQNRGSGASLMAKAAMSSYAPALYSLAVIQFNGSGGSKNDKDLRAGVALCARAAFLGHIDALRELGHCLQDGYGVRQNIADGRRFLVQANARELAAVLSNPNSGVNTRSWLNWNPHDHANHQHASGPGCPLLSDFGCNVPAPEAHPASRFISDWFADRGGAPGPGLRLCSHVGCGRPETRKHEFRRCSVCGAVNYCSRACQALDWKLRHKEECVPVERWIDEDGEGGDGEVGVQGNQNVVADS; this is encoded by the exons ATGAGAACAAGAAGAGGGCTTTGTTATCCAAGAAGAGATTTTTATTTCGATTTTAGGTTAGTTAAGAGAAGAAAATTGGGGGTTTTTACCGCCGGAGAAGATATGGGTTGCCGGAAAAAACAAAGGGTTTCGCCGGATAATGATAATACCGACTTTTTTGATACTTTACCGGATGATATCGTTATGTGCATTCTTTCCAAACTTAGCTCCACTGCTTCTTCTCCGTCTGATTTCATCAACGTTTTGATAAC ATGCAAAAGATTGAACGGATTAGGTTTGAATTCACTAGTATTATCTAAGGCTTCTCAGaaaattttccaaattcagGCGAAGAACTGGTCGGATTCCGCTCACCGGTTTTTGAAACAGTGTGCCGATGCCGGAAATGTTGAAGCTTGTTATACTCTCGGCAtg ATTCGATTCTACTGTCTGCAAAATAGAGGCAGCGGAGCTTCTTTAATGGCGAAGGCGGCGATGAGTTCATACGCGCCGGCACTGTATTCACTCGCGGTTATTCAGTTCAACGGTAGCGGCGGTTCAAAGAATGATAAGGATCTCCGAGCCGGCGTCGCTTTATGTGCACGCGCGGCGTTTTTAGGCCACATCGATGCTCTCCGTGAACTCGGCCACTGCCTTCAAGACGGTTACGGCGTCCGGCAGAATATCGCCGATGGCCGGCGGTTTCTGGTTCAGGCAAACGCAAGAGAGTTAGCGGCGGTTCTGTCTAATCCGAATTCCGGTGTTAACACGCGCTCTTGGCTTAATTGGAACCCACACGATCACGCCAACCACCAGCACGCGAGTGGGCCGGGGTGTCCGTTGTTGAGTGATTTCGGTTGCAATGTTCCGGCACCGGAGGCGCATCCAGCGAGCCGATTTATCTCGGATTGGTTCGCGGACCGCGGCGGTGCTCCGGGTCCCGGGTTACGGTTATGCTCACACGTCGGTTGCGGGCGGCCGGAGACTAGAAAACATGAGTTCAGGCGGTGTTCTGTTTGTGGTGCGGTGAATTATTGTTCACGCGCTTGTCAGGCGCTTGATTGGAAACTCAGGCATAAGGAGGAGTGCGTCCCTGTTGAGCGGTGGATAGATGAGGATGGGGAAGGTGGCGACGGTGAGGTCGGTGTTCAGGGGAATCAAAACGTCGTCGCTGATAGTTAA
- the LOC136230742 gene encoding uncharacterized protein → MKFIMEFAEDLILRLMEDPRERDRKFREHVYAVKEQCNKTKEMWSYPVRPYGFWTFPRQNAQLAWDAQISQVPGRRDPYDDLLLNSYSSNK, encoded by the coding sequence ATGAAATTCATTATGGAATTTGCTGAGGATTTGATTTTGAGGTTAATGGAGGATCCTAGAGAGAGGGATCGCAAATTCAGAGAGCACGTATATGCGGTGAAGGAGCAATGCAACAAGACCAAGGAGATGTGGAGTTACCCTGTCCGCCCTTACGGTTTCTGGACATTCCCTCGCCAAAATGCGCAGCTTGCCTGGGATGCTCAGATTAGTCAGGTGCCCGGCCGTAGGGATCCTTATGATGATCTCCTTCTAAATAGCTATAGCTCCAACAAATGA
- the LOC136228698 gene encoding REF/SRPP-like protein At1g67360 encodes MEVDTQTKKMEAEKKKSPELKHLTLVRIAVIEVLIIVWKLYEYAKKNSGPLRSTVGTVEGAVTAVVGPVYQKHKDLPDNVLLFVDGKVDEGIQQFDKHAPPIAKKAASKAKAVADIALEKSEKLVNEARTGGPRAAAKYAAAESKHLAINQSVKLYIKLDHLPVIHTMLDITLPTAAHWSEKYNQIVKILIQKGYAIFGYLPLVPIDEITKTYKQKKPEEKEDAAEKKSDSSSDSD; translated from the exons ATGGAGGTCGATACTCAAACTAAAAAGATGGAAGCCGAGAAGAAGAAGAGTCCTGAATTGAAGCACTTGACATTGGTTAGGATTGCAGTTATTGAGGTGCTGATTATCGTCTGGAAACTCTACGAGTACGCGAAGAAGAACTCCGGACCTTTGAGATCTACCGTCGGAACCGTGGAGGGCGCCGTTACCGCTGTAGTAGGTCCAGTTTACCAGAAACACAAAGACCTTCCTGATAATGTTCTCCTTTTTGTTGACGGAAAG GTAGATGAAGGTATCCAGCAATTTGATAAGCATGCTCCACCTATTGCTAAGAAAGCTGCAAGCAAAGCCAAGGCTGTCGCCGATATAGCATTGGAGAAATCCGAAAAACTTGTGAACGAGGCTCGTACAGGAGGACCTCGTGCTGCTGCAAAGTACGCAGCCGCAGAGTCTAAGCACTTAGCCATAAACCAGTCCGTTAAGCTATACATCAAACTCGACCATCTCCCCGTGATCCACACCATGTTAGACATAACCCTCCCCACAGCTGCCCACTGGTCAGAGAAATATAACCAAATTGTCAAGATCTTGATCCAGAAGGGCTATGCAATCTTTGGTTATCTACCTTTGGTTCCAATTGATGAGATTACCAAGACCTACAAGCAAAAGAAACCAGAGGAAAAAGAAGATGCAGCTGAAAAAAAATCTGATTCATCATCAGATTCCGACTAA